Proteins found in one Paenibacillus sp. FSL R10-2782 genomic segment:
- a CDS encoding GNAT family N-acetyltransferase, producing MSFVVRNAEPDDLNSLTELMYEYIVGFYQNPRPPVEKIHNLIQTLFEQQNGIQFVAEQDGKLVGFATLFFTFSTMKADKITVMNDLFVMEPFRDTEVEFQLFLECQKYSQNHGYARMSWITSTENKRAQIFFKKMGATQGKDWVHFSS from the coding sequence ATGTCATTTGTAGTAAGAAACGCTGAGCCTGATGATTTAAACAGTTTGACCGAGTTAATGTATGAATACATCGTTGGTTTTTATCAAAACCCTAGGCCACCTGTCGAAAAAATTCATAATTTGATCCAAACCCTTTTTGAACAGCAAAATGGTATACAATTTGTGGCAGAACAAGATGGAAAGCTAGTCGGATTTGCTACATTATTCTTTACATTTAGCACGATGAAAGCAGACAAAATTACAGTTATGAACGACCTTTTTGTAATGGAACCATTTAGAGATACAGAAGTGGAATTTCAGCTTTTTTTAGAATGTCAAAAATATTCACAAAATCATGGATATGCTCGTATGAGCTGGATCACTTCTACTGAGAATAAACGCGCTCAAATTTTCTTTAAAAAGATGGGTGCCACCCAAGGGAAAGATTGGGTCCACTTTTCTTCATAA
- a CDS encoding ATP-binding protein: MNRLIPSRTSCRNIIFILLIEVIDNGIGMSPEMVAHLLNPAMKEKGGIGISNTNRRLIQLYGQGLSIDSKPGEGTIVFFVIPMK; the protein is encoded by the coding sequence ATGAATAGACTAATTCCATCCAGAACCTCTTGTCGTAACATCATTTTCATCCTTCTCATTGAAGTCATAGATAACGGCATTGGCATGTCCCCGGAAATGGTGGCTCATCTGCTAAATCCCGCTATGAAAGAGAAAGGTGGCATTGGCATTTCCAATACGAACCGACGATTGATCCAACTGTATGGTCAAGGACTGTCGATCGACAGCAAACCCGGCGAGGGAACGATAGTGTTCTTTGTCATTCCGATGAAGTAG
- a CDS encoding response regulator — MKVLLVDDEPLALIGLQKILESEISDIEIVAAFSNPKVAITGVLEHRPDVVFLDIHMPEIDGLKLGMQIQAVVPGIEIVFVTGYNQYAVRAFELYALDYIMKPVQRERLRNTVIRIKEKLNMKVLMKRPDTDSPLICCFNRIQFKPNGMEFQNVKWRTSKAQELFAYLLHHRDRMVNRSVLLELLWPDVEEAKAAQNLYTAIYYIRQTLKKHSMETVSIHAGDFEAGYQLEIGEARVNVNIWEYEMKQLGVMDERTVDAYERVLGMYTGDYLGDYGYLWAEHERERLRLLWLYQMNKLSEFYQQQGSLDKAIQVNLRIQRICPDEEECYFSLMKLYHAAGNPVDVEEQYLILKERIERELELPISADITYWYEQWKSQDTASSFVV, encoded by the coding sequence GTGAAAGTCCTATTAGTTGATGACGAACCGTTAGCGTTGATCGGGCTTCAAAAAATACTTGAAAGTGAAATAAGTGATATAGAGATTGTGGCCGCGTTCTCGAATCCAAAAGTGGCTATTACAGGCGTATTAGAGCATCGGCCCGATGTAGTATTCCTGGACATACATATGCCCGAGATCGACGGTTTAAAACTTGGTATGCAGATACAGGCAGTCGTTCCGGGCATCGAAATTGTTTTTGTGACCGGTTACAATCAGTATGCAGTGCGTGCTTTTGAACTTTATGCCCTGGACTATATTATGAAGCCAGTGCAAAGGGAGCGTTTACGAAATACTGTTATACGGATAAAAGAGAAGCTAAACATGAAAGTCTTGATGAAACGGCCAGATACGGACTCGCCTTTGATCTGCTGTTTTAATCGGATTCAGTTCAAACCGAACGGTATGGAGTTTCAAAACGTTAAATGGAGGACAAGCAAGGCGCAAGAATTGTTCGCCTATTTGCTCCATCATCGGGACCGGATGGTTAACCGTAGTGTGTTGCTTGAATTGTTATGGCCGGATGTTGAGGAGGCAAAGGCAGCGCAGAATCTCTATACGGCCATTTATTATATTCGTCAAACCTTAAAAAAACATAGTATGGAAACGGTATCCATTCACGCCGGAGATTTTGAGGCTGGATACCAGCTTGAAATCGGAGAAGCGCGTGTGAATGTTAATATATGGGAATATGAGATGAAGCAATTGGGCGTCATGGATGAGCGTACCGTCGACGCTTATGAGCGCGTGCTTGGGATGTACACGGGTGATTACCTTGGAGATTATGGATACTTGTGGGCGGAACATGAACGGGAACGCCTGCGATTACTATGGCTGTACCAGATGAATAAACTAAGCGAGTTTTACCAGCAGCAAGGATCGTTGGACAAAGCCATCCAAGTGAACCTGCGCATCCAACGAATATGTCCAGACGAGGAAGAATGCTATTTTTCTTTGATGAAGCTCTATCACGCGGCTGGCAATCCTGTCGATGTAGAAGAACAATATTTGATCCTGAAAGAGAGAATAGAACGTGAGTTAGAACTGCCGATTAGCGCCGACATTACCTATTGGTATGAGCAGTGGAAGTCCCAGGATACCGCCTCGTCGTTCGTAGTATAA
- a CDS encoding DUF4386 domain-containing protein: MATSGKELTDQRKIALTAGTSLVIMTLAAFFSYGFVHESLVVQGDAGATFHNIMSQHMLFKAEILGWVIILICDIVVAWAFYIFLKPIHSNLSLLSAWLRLVYTTILGIAILNLILVSVLSSSTDYSLLFETNQLQAQVMLYLEAFDPIWSIGLIIFGGHLLIVGYLAFQSNNIPKVISILVLIASIGYIVIHLSNTILPHYDEILTMLKLIFTVPMVAGELGFGLWLLFRGGKAPIQA, encoded by the coding sequence ATGGCTACCTCAGGAAAAGAACTAACAGACCAGCGAAAAATTGCTTTAACTGCTGGCACCTCGCTTGTCATTATGACACTTGCTGCATTTTTTTCGTATGGCTTTGTCCATGAAAGCCTTGTAGTGCAAGGAGATGCCGGTGCCACATTTCATAACATCATGTCACAACATATGCTTTTCAAAGCAGAAATCTTAGGTTGGGTCATCATCCTGATTTGTGACATCGTGGTCGCCTGGGCTTTCTATATCTTTTTGAAGCCGATTCATTCAAATCTTTCATTACTTAGTGCATGGCTCCGTCTGGTCTATACGACTATATTGGGAATTGCCATACTGAATTTAATATTGGTGTCAGTTCTCTCAAGCAGTACAGACTACTCATTATTATTTGAAACCAATCAACTTCAAGCACAAGTGATGCTGTATTTGGAAGCATTTGATCCGATCTGGTCTATTGGTTTAATTATTTTTGGCGGGCATCTACTGATTGTGGGCTACTTGGCTTTCCAATCAAACAACATACCTAAAGTCATTAGCATCTTAGTATTAATTGCTTCCATTGGCTATATTGTCATTCACCTATCTAATACGATTCTCCCACATTACGATGAGATCCTTACGATGCTTAAACTTATATTTACCGTGCCGATGGTTGCAGGAGAATTGGGCTTTGGATTATGGTTGCTGTTCAGAGGAGGGAAAGCTCCTATACAGGCTTGA
- a CDS encoding Crp/Fnr family transcriptional regulator: MRRILFKYLTKFTSLNEEEQQAIVDNILVEEYKKGTVLLRQGDVPAQCYFVLKGCVRQYLVDETGKEITSNFYTEEQAISMFNHHKIEKSSEYTITCLEDCVLVVGNLDTKKDMYNQYTQLESMTRRMIEENFGQVQDEFASFIASTPEERFKALLLNRPGLIDRVPQHQLASYLGITPESLSRIKKRIHQDNN; encoded by the coding sequence ATGAGGAGAATATTGTTCAAATATTTGACTAAATTTACATCACTTAACGAAGAAGAACAACAGGCGATTGTTGACAATATACTTGTTGAAGAATATAAAAAAGGAACAGTTCTCCTTAGACAAGGAGATGTTCCAGCTCAATGCTATTTCGTGTTGAAGGGTTGTGTAAGGCAGTATTTGGTTGATGAAACGGGAAAAGAGATCACGTCCAATTTTTACACAGAAGAGCAAGCCATTTCGATGTTTAATCATCATAAAATAGAGAAGTCATCCGAGTACACTATTACGTGTCTTGAAGACTGCGTATTGGTCGTTGGCAACCTGGATACCAAAAAAGACATGTATAACCAGTACACTCAATTGGAATCGATGACACGCAGAATGATAGAGGAAAACTTTGGTCAGGTACAAGATGAGTTCGCTTCATTTATCGCTTCTACGCCTGAAGAGCGCTTCAAAGCACTATTACTGAATCGACCTGGTTTAATCGATCGTGTACCTCAACACCAACTTGCGAGTTATCTCGGCATTACTCCAGAGTCACTCAGCAGAATCAAGAAGCGGATTCATCAAGATAATAACTAG
- a CDS encoding methyltransferase domain-containing protein has product MNKENYLTTGQLAKRTGITVRTLRYYDQIGLLIPEDHLTGSIRSYNMKDLEKLQKIQTLKYLGLSLQEIKDILDAESLSIGEIRHSLQAQLDVLQRKIAHTEHVVHAIRDAMEMSVNESNWNHLVDVIRTMQSGQNWGEQYRTANRLQTRIHLYDKFSTNRQGWHRWVFEQLEVHREAHILELGCGDGTFWLRNAERIPSGWRITLTDMSSGMVEEARCRLGSNNSQFKLLSVDAQQIPFHDEHFDMVIANNMLYHVQDIPRAIREMHRVLKRGGIVCTSTMSTQHLQEVEHLAVSFDPNLHVLDQAIKRFHLGNGGDLLSSCFSDLRLLRYDDRLLVDEAEPLIEYMISTPMNARERLVGAAIDKFRDHVKRLLEQNGALEMTKENGIFLGRK; this is encoded by the coding sequence ATGAACAAAGAGAACTATCTGACGACAGGGCAGCTTGCCAAGCGTACAGGAATAACGGTCAGGACATTGCGATATTACGATCAGATTGGGCTTCTAATTCCAGAAGATCATCTCACTGGATCCATAAGATCGTACAACATGAAGGACCTGGAAAAATTGCAGAAGATCCAAACGTTGAAGTACTTAGGGTTATCACTGCAAGAAATAAAGGACATCTTAGATGCAGAGTCGCTATCCATAGGGGAGATCAGACATTCGTTGCAAGCACAGCTCGATGTTCTACAGAGGAAAATCGCTCATACGGAGCACGTAGTCCACGCAATACGAGATGCCATGGAAATGTCGGTCAATGAGTCTAATTGGAACCATTTGGTGGATGTTATTCGAACCATGCAGAGTGGGCAAAATTGGGGAGAACAGTATCGGACGGCGAACCGCCTGCAGACGCGGATACATCTTTATGACAAGTTCAGTACGAATCGGCAAGGCTGGCATCGTTGGGTCTTTGAACAGCTGGAGGTGCACCGGGAAGCCCACATTCTGGAGTTGGGCTGCGGCGACGGAACCTTTTGGCTAAGAAACGCCGAACGAATTCCAAGCGGCTGGCGCATCACGCTTACCGATATGTCAAGCGGGATGGTGGAAGAAGCACGCTGCCGCTTAGGAAGCAACAATTCGCAGTTTAAGCTTTTGTCTGTTGACGCGCAGCAGATCCCATTTCATGATGAGCATTTCGATATGGTTATTGCTAACAACATGCTGTACCACGTGCAGGACATCCCTAGAGCGATTCGCGAGATGCATCGTGTCCTCAAGCGAGGAGGTATAGTATGTACCTCTACGATGAGCACTCAACACCTACAAGAGGTCGAGCACTTGGCAGTTTCGTTCGACCCCAACCTTCATGTGTTGGATCAAGCTATTAAACGGTTCCACCTGGGTAACGGAGGGGACTTGCTGTCTTCTTGCTTCTCCGATCTTCGGTTGCTTCGTTACGACGACCGTCTGTTGGTCGACGAGGCGGAACCCCTGATCGAATATATGATTTCGACTCCGATGAACGCAAGAGAGCGACTTGTCGGAGCGGCTATTGACAAGTTTCGAGACCACGTCAAAAGGCTTCTGGAGCAGAACGGAGCCCTCGAAATGACGAAAGAGAACGGGATCTTTTTAGGGAGGAAATGA
- the nudK gene encoding GDP-mannose pyrophosphatase NudK produces MKAQQHHPRVRIVKEELLSDNWYILKKVTFEYEKENGQWETQSREVYDRGNGATILLYHRDKQTVILTRQFRMPTYRNGNETGMLIETCAGLLDKETPEESILRETEEETGYRIDRVQKVGEAYMSPGSVTEILHFFIAEYSEDMTTGRGGGLEEEQENIEVVELPFAQALDMVQSGEIRDAKTIMLLQYAQIQGLLKVKSKPLHILIAGPYRSGTNDDPELIEKNVKFMNEIALQVYEAGHMPVLGEWYALPLITTAGSTNLGDEMFNRIFHPSSIRLLDYCNAVLRVGGPSQGADEMVRVAKEKGLLIYERLDELPLV; encoded by the coding sequence ATGAAGGCACAACAGCACCACCCAAGAGTACGGATCGTAAAAGAGGAGCTTCTATCGGATAACTGGTACATCTTAAAAAAGGTCACATTTGAATATGAAAAAGAAAATGGACAATGGGAGACACAATCCCGTGAAGTGTACGACCGCGGCAACGGCGCGACGATCCTGCTCTATCATCGGGACAAACAAACCGTTATACTGACCAGACAGTTCCGAATGCCTACTTATCGGAACGGCAATGAGACTGGGATGCTTATCGAAACCTGTGCGGGACTGCTCGATAAAGAAACACCGGAAGAAAGTATTCTGCGGGAGACGGAGGAGGAGACGGGGTACCGTATCGACCGTGTGCAGAAAGTTGGCGAGGCCTATATGTCACCAGGATCGGTTACCGAAATCCTGCACTTCTTTATAGCCGAGTATAGTGAAGATATGACAACAGGTCGGGGTGGAGGCCTGGAGGAGGAACAGGAAAACATTGAAGTGGTGGAACTTCCGTTTGCTCAGGCGCTCGACATGGTCCAAAGCGGCGAGATTCGTGACGCCAAGACGATAATGCTGCTCCAGTACGCTCAGATCCAAGGTCTCTTGAAAGTGAAATCGAAACCGCTGCATATCCTCATCGCTGGCCCATATCGTTCTGGAACGAATGATGATCCTGAATTAATTGAAAAAAATGTAAAATTCATGAATGAAATCGCTCTTCAAGTTTACGAAGCTGGGCACATGCCAGTGCTAGGGGAGTGGTATGCTTTGCCCCTTATCACGACAGCCGGTTCCACAAATCTGGGAGACGAGATGTTCAACCGAATTTTTCATCCGTCTTCCATTCGCCTGCTTGATTACTGCAACGCCGTGCTTCGAGTCGGAGGACCATCTCAGGGTGCCGATGAAATGGTAAGGGTTGCGAAAGAGAAAGGATTGTTGATTTACGAACGGCTGGACGAACTTCCGTTGGTGTGA
- a CDS encoding glycosyl hydrolase 53 family protein yields the protein MKRKRQAWWLLVVALVFGSLPMRLAPAVAAESASASAVVNGGFETDFWSDQSWQVEASDWNQVDIQHYAYASDPFITPSEDTYAFKYWINDMTPADQQVTVSQKLSMLQPGSYELSVQSMGGADVAAGHVQVFAGTDQSGKVTTSGYNQWGNVTLKFVLTEQTSDLVIGARISGAASAWGYLDRFTLKQVSMDTTQPVAADIFVKKVEGLKSDFIKGVDISSILSLEQSGVRFYNEQGTEQDIFQTLKKSGVNYIRVRVWNHPYDVKGNGYGGGNNDLAKAIEIGKRATDNGLKLLVDFHYSDFWADPGKQHVPKVWQNLGFADKEQAVYDYTRDSLQQLLDQGIDVGMVQVGNETNQSFIGEKDWTKISALFNKGSQAVRAVDPNILVALHFTNPETPGRYASYAKALSDNHVDYDVFASSYYPFWHGSLSNLTAVLKQVADTYGKKVMVAETSYAYTSEDGDGHENTAPRSSGQTLDYPISAQGQATSVRNVIEAVSNVGDAGIGVFYWEPAWLPVGPKADVEQNKQLWEQYGSGWAASYAAEYDPDDAGKWYGGSAVDNQALFDFRGYPLPSLNVFNYVNTGAVAALKVDAVQAVTLTANAGENISLPDSVTVMYNDGSTGTLAVEWDQAAIEQAVRQGAGSYVIKGTAKGGYPAQAALEIRRPNLLVNGGFEQSDRSMWEITYGDGNAPHTDYQNKASDAKSGQYSLHFYSADAVHFRVEQAVYGLKPGYYDLSMSIQGGDAKNAQMKLFAATSGKEDKVATGVNGWVQWSQPVIHDIRVTDGKLTVGASIQADGGAWGSLDDFYLTFVRDAEATNPGEGTTPTPTPEPVPAPTPVPTPTPAPGKDSSGNSSTGGGSISAAQSENVTVSVDGGKNSSTLLSNVVIQRITLSDGAKKDRVTYGAAQAREALSSVKAEGRSSVRLVMPDPKDEVTELEFVLPKDTAKILADGGIGLEVCTNHTRLILTPSTLASMDGNRQFTLSPVKSEAAIQTVAERAKQNGLVQAVAGQGEVRVIGRPMMIETNLQGQPVELVLPLPQQSLPNSAEERQAFLTNLAVYVEHSDGTRELVQPTLLWDGNQPAGLSFSVNKFSTFTVLHLDKQIASTGGEQESERSQPYMQGYSNGTFQPARMMTRAELAEILFRLAVDRSKQPLVESSAPQKRASYTDVAGQNWAAEAIDSVTTAGWMQGYSGSTFAPERPITRAELATVLARWKNLNGAASATFPDTSRHWAEGDIARVQQAGYMRGMPDGSFQPDQTLSRAEAVTMFNRVWKREPISFADSSRWSDVPVGHWAFGDIAAATTRID from the coding sequence ATGAAAAGAAAGAGACAGGCATGGTGGTTGCTGGTGGTGGCGCTCGTGTTCGGTTCTTTGCCGATGCGGCTGGCACCAGCGGTGGCGGCAGAATCAGCCAGTGCCTCGGCAGTCGTAAACGGGGGGTTCGAGACGGACTTCTGGAGTGATCAATCGTGGCAGGTGGAGGCATCGGATTGGAATCAGGTAGATATTCAGCATTATGCCTATGCCAGTGATCCTTTTATTACTCCGTCCGAAGACACGTATGCATTCAAGTATTGGATTAACGACATGACCCCAGCGGATCAGCAGGTCACGGTCAGCCAGAAGCTTTCGATGCTGCAGCCAGGCAGCTATGAGCTGTCGGTGCAATCAATGGGCGGCGCGGATGTCGCAGCAGGACATGTACAGGTATTCGCAGGTACGGATCAGAGCGGTAAGGTGACAACGTCAGGCTATAACCAATGGGGAAACGTGACCTTGAAATTCGTGCTGACCGAGCAGACCTCTGATCTGGTCATTGGAGCGAGGATCAGCGGCGCTGCGTCTGCGTGGGGCTATCTGGACCGCTTTACCTTAAAGCAGGTCAGCATGGATACGACCCAGCCGGTGGCAGCGGATATTTTCGTGAAGAAGGTCGAAGGATTGAAGTCTGATTTTATCAAAGGTGTCGATATATCCAGCATTCTCTCCCTGGAGCAGAGTGGAGTACGCTTCTATAACGAGCAGGGCACAGAGCAGGATATATTCCAGACGCTGAAGAAATCCGGTGTGAACTATATCCGGGTGCGTGTTTGGAATCATCCGTATGATGTGAAAGGTAATGGCTATGGTGGCGGGAATAACGATCTGGCCAAAGCGATCGAAATCGGCAAGCGGGCGACCGACAACGGGTTGAAGCTGCTGGTGGATTTCCACTATTCCGATTTCTGGGCCGATCCGGGCAAGCAGCATGTGCCTAAGGTCTGGCAAAATCTTGGTTTTGCTGACAAGGAGCAGGCGGTGTACGACTATACCAGGGACAGTCTACAGCAACTGCTCGATCAGGGCATAGATGTGGGGATGGTGCAGGTCGGCAATGAGACGAACCAGTCGTTTATCGGAGAGAAAGATTGGACGAAGATTAGTGCTTTATTTAATAAGGGAAGCCAGGCAGTGCGTGCCGTCGATCCGAATATTCTCGTGGCACTGCATTTTACCAACCCGGAGACGCCGGGCCGCTATGCTTCCTATGCGAAGGCGCTGTCGGACAACCACGTGGACTATGATGTCTTTGCCAGCTCGTATTATCCGTTCTGGCACGGTTCACTGAGTAATCTCACAGCAGTATTGAAGCAGGTAGCAGATACGTATGGTAAAAAAGTAATGGTGGCGGAAACGTCCTATGCGTATACATCTGAAGACGGGGATGGACACGAGAATACCGCCCCGAGAAGCTCGGGACAGACGCTGGACTATCCGATCAGTGCTCAGGGGCAGGCCACGTCGGTCCGTAATGTCATTGAAGCGGTGTCCAATGTAGGCGATGCAGGCATTGGTGTATTTTATTGGGAACCAGCCTGGTTGCCGGTAGGACCAAAAGCAGATGTTGAGCAGAACAAGCAGTTGTGGGAACAATATGGTTCCGGTTGGGCGGCCAGCTATGCTGCGGAATATGACCCCGACGATGCGGGCAAATGGTATGGCGGTAGCGCGGTAGACAATCAGGCGCTGTTTGATTTTAGGGGCTATCCACTTCCTTCGCTGAATGTGTTTAACTATGTCAACACTGGGGCGGTTGCTGCGCTCAAGGTCGATGCAGTCCAAGCGGTCACGTTAACGGCCAACGCGGGCGAGAACATTTCGCTGCCGGATTCGGTCACCGTGATGTATAACGACGGCAGCACCGGAACACTTGCTGTGGAGTGGGATCAGGCGGCCATAGAGCAAGCGGTGAGACAGGGAGCGGGCAGTTACGTGATTAAAGGGACAGCCAAAGGCGGTTATCCGGCGCAGGCGGCGCTGGAGATTCGCAGACCGAATCTGCTGGTGAACGGCGGCTTTGAACAGAGCGACCGAAGCATGTGGGAGATTACTTACGGTGACGGAAACGCGCCCCACACCGACTACCAGAACAAAGCCTCCGATGCGAAGTCGGGTCAGTATTCGCTGCATTTCTATTCGGCGGATGCGGTCCATTTCCGGGTAGAACAGGCGGTCTACGGTTTGAAGCCAGGCTACTATGACCTCTCGATGTCGATTCAGGGCGGCGATGCGAAGAACGCGCAGATGAAATTGTTTGCCGCCACCAGCGGCAAGGAAGATAAGGTAGCTACCGGTGTAAATGGCTGGGTTCAGTGGAGTCAGCCGGTCATTCACGATATACGGGTAACCGATGGCAAGCTGACGGTGGGTGCTTCCATCCAGGCAGACGGCGGGGCGTGGGGATCGCTGGATGATTTCTATCTGACGTTCGTCCGGGATGCAGAGGCGACGAACCCGGGTGAGGGTACAACGCCAACACCAACACCTGAGCCAGTACCAGCGCCAACTCCAGTACCGACACCGACGCCAGCACCGGGCAAAGATTCCTCCGGAAATTCGTCTACTGGTGGCGGCAGCATATCTGCCGCACAGAGCGAGAATGTGACAGTCAGTGTGGACGGTGGTAAGAACAGCAGTACTTTGCTCTCCAATGTCGTCATTCAGCGGATAACGCTGTCCGACGGGGCGAAAAAAGACCGGGTCACCTATGGAGCTGCTCAGGCACGGGAGGCATTGAGCAGCGTGAAGGCCGAAGGACGCTCTAGCGTCCGGCTGGTGATGCCTGATCCAAAGGATGAAGTCACCGAGCTTGAATTCGTCCTGCCAAAGGATACGGCGAAGATACTGGCAGATGGGGGGATCGGTCTGGAAGTATGCACTAACCATACGCGTCTGATCCTGACTCCATCAACGCTCGCTTCGATGGACGGGAACCGTCAGTTTACGCTCAGTCCGGTAAAGAGTGAAGCAGCGATCCAGACGGTAGCGGAACGGGCAAAACAGAATGGCCTCGTGCAAGCAGTGGCGGGACAGGGTGAAGTTCGCGTTATCGGTCGACCGATGATGATCGAGACGAATCTGCAGGGGCAGCCGGTAGAGCTGGTGCTGCCACTGCCGCAGCAGTCGCTGCCGAACTCTGCTGAAGAACGCCAGGCCTTCCTGACCAACCTGGCCGTGTATGTGGAGCATAGCGATGGCACCAGGGAGCTGGTGCAGCCCACGCTGCTGTGGGACGGGAATCAGCCGGCAGGGCTTAGCTTTAGTGTAAATAAGTTCAGCACCTTTACAGTGCTGCATCTGGACAAGCAGATCGCGAGCACAGGCGGAGAGCAGGAGAGTGAGCGTTCGCAGCCGTATATGCAAGGCTACTCGAATGGGACATTCCAACCGGCGCGTATGATGACACGGGCTGAGCTGGCAGAGATTCTGTTCCGTCTGGCTGTTGATCGGTCGAAGCAGCCGTTGGTGGAATCGTCAGCACCACAGAAGCGCGCCAGCTATACGGATGTTGCAGGGCAGAACTGGGCTGCTGAAGCGATTGATTCCGTGACAACGGCAGGATGGATGCAGGGCTACAGCGGCAGCACTTTCGCACCGGAGCGTCCGATCACTAGAGCGGAGCTGGCGACAGTGCTGGCACGCTGGAAGAATCTGAACGGAGCAGCTTCGGCTACCTTCCCGGATACGTCCAGACACTGGGCGGAAGGTGATATTGCACGGGTGCAGCAAGCTGGCTATATGCGTGGCATGCCGGACGGCAGCTTCCAGCCCGACCAGACTCTGAGCCGGGCAGAGGCGGTTACTATGTTCAATCGGGTATGGAAGAGAGAGCCGATATCCTTCGCTGACTCGTCCAGATGGTCAGATGTCCCGGTCGGACATTGGGCTTTCGGGGACATTGCCGCAGCAACAACCCGGATCGACTAG
- a CDS encoding malate:quinone oxidoreductase, translating to MSSIQKKTDVILIGAGVMSATLGSLLKELAPEWEITVFEKLASAGEESSNEWNNAGTGHAALCELNYTSEKADGSIDISKAVNINEQFQLSRQFWSFLVNSNLIHNPQDFIKPIPHMSLVIGEKDVSFLKKRFKALSKVPLFQGMEFSDDPEKLKEWIPLIMEGRTSNEPIAATKIDSGTDVNFGALTRMLFDYLKSKNVEIKYKHSIKDIKRTSDGLWEVKVHNLENGKTEYHTAKFVFIGGGGASLPLLQKTGIPESKFIGGFPVSGLFMVCNNPKVVAQHHAKVYGKAKLGAPPMSVPHLDTRYIGNQKSLLFGPFAGFSPKFLKTGSNLDLICSVKPNNLFTMLAAGAKEMALTKYLIQQVMLSNEKRLEELREFIPNANIEDWEIVVAGQRVQVIKDTQAGKGTLQFGTEVVSAADGSVAALLGASPGASTAVHVMLEVLEKCFPQHLKEWEPKIKEMIPSHGVSLAENAELFQEIHAFTSQALGLGEKESLHR from the coding sequence ATGAGTAGCATACAGAAAAAAACAGACGTTATCTTAATTGGTGCCGGAGTCATGAGCGCGACTCTGGGATCATTGCTTAAAGAGTTAGCACCAGAATGGGAAATCACAGTGTTTGAGAAACTCGCAAGCGCAGGGGAAGAAAGCTCTAACGAATGGAATAATGCCGGTACGGGCCATGCCGCACTGTGCGAGCTGAACTATACATCCGAGAAAGCTGACGGATCTATAGATATTAGTAAAGCTGTAAATATTAATGAGCAGTTTCAGCTCTCAAGACAGTTTTGGTCTTTTCTTGTAAACAGCAATTTGATTCATAATCCGCAGGACTTTATCAAGCCAATACCTCATATGAGCTTGGTGATAGGAGAAAAGGACGTATCTTTTTTAAAAAAGCGATTTAAAGCGCTATCAAAAGTTCCTCTGTTTCAGGGCATGGAATTTTCCGATGACCCTGAAAAGCTGAAAGAATGGATTCCGCTGATCATGGAAGGCCGTACATCGAATGAACCAATCGCAGCAACCAAAATCGACTCTGGAACAGATGTCAACTTTGGTGCTTTAACACGCATGTTGTTTGACTATTTAAAAAGTAAAAACGTCGAGATCAAATACAAGCACAGTATTAAGGATATTAAACGTACGAGCGATGGCTTGTGGGAAGTCAAAGTGCATAATCTTGAAAACGGTAAAACCGAATACCATACTGCCAAATTCGTCTTTATCGGCGGTGGGGGCGCAAGTCTACCTTTACTACAAAAAACCGGTATTCCTGAGTCCAAATTTATTGGAGGATTCCCGGTAAGTGGACTATTTATGGTATGTAACAATCCTAAAGTTGTCGCGCAGCATCATGCAAAAGTATACGGTAAAGCTAAGCTTGGTGCTCCTCCCATGTCTGTTCCGCATCTGGATACAAGATATATCGGCAACCAAAAATCACTGCTGTTTGGGCCGTTTGCCGGCTTCTCGCCAAAGTTCTTGAAAACGGGTTCAAACTTGGATCTGATCTGCTCGGTCAAACCCAATAACCTCTTCACGATGCTGGCTGCAGGTGCAAAAGAGATGGCACTGACCAAATACCTGATCCAGCAAGTGATGTTATCGAATGAAAAGCGTCTGGAAGAATTAAGGGAGTTTATTCCGAACGCCAACATCGAGGACTGGGAGATCGTGGTAGCGGGCCAACGTGTGCAGGTAATCAAAGATACGCAGGCCGGTAAAGGAACACTTCAATTTGGTACGGAAGTGGTTAGTGCCGCTGATGGCTCGGTAGCTGCATTGCTTGGTGCTTCTCCGGGTGCTTCTACAGCTGTTCACGTTATGCTGGAAGTATTGGAAAAATGCTTCCCACAACATTTGAAAGAATGGGAACCGAAAATAAAAGAAATGATTCCTTCTCATGGCGTCTCACTAGCGGAAAACGCAGAGCTTTTCCAAGAAATTCATGCTTTCACATCGCAGGCGCTTGGTCTGGGGGAAAAGGAATCACTCCATCGTTAA